The genomic segment AGAAAATTGACCATCTAAATATAATGATGATATGATATGGTATTATCATTATTTGGAGGTTTTTATAAAAATGGTCGAAAGAATGCCGGATGCAAATTTGCCAACACCGCTATATTATCAAATCAAACAAATATTTGACGAAAAAATCAAAAGCGGCGAATGGCAAACGGGACAAATCATTCCATCCGAGATCGAGTTAATTCAAAAATATAATGTCTCAAGAACGACCATCAGGGAAGGCATCAATGCCCTGGTCAAGGAAGGAAAACTGCAAAAGAAACAAGGGAAAGGCACCATTGTCTGTTCGGTCAGAATGGAGGAGCGGCTTGGCAAGCTGACCGGTTTTGCGGAAGAAATGCTGGCCAAGGGAGTTAAGCCGGGAGCCCGGCTGCTTGAGGTCAGGAGAATGATACCTGACAAATGGATTGCGGAAAAATTGTCGCTAGCGGAAGATGACAACGTGCTATATATCAAAAGAATACGGCTTGGCAATGAAGAACCGATCGCCATTGAGCACAGTTATTGGCCGATCGAGATTGGCCAGCTGTTCATGGGGAAAGATCTGGAGAAGATTGCTTTCTACGCGGAGTTGGAGCAAAACGGCGTCTTTTTAAAGGAAGCCGACGAAATTATTGCCGCGCGCAACGCCTCGCGGGAGGACGCCAAATTGCTGCTCATTAAAATGAACGATCCGTTGCTCCGTATGGAGCGCATCACCTATTCCACAAATGCGCAGCCGATTGAATTCACATGTACGGATTATCGATCGGACAGATATTTCTACCGGGTTCATCTTACACGCTGAGCGCGATGCGCTTTATTGGATTGGAGAAAGGAAAAAGACAGAGGTTGGTCGACGAAGTCTCCAGAGTATTTCCTGGAGGCTTTGTTATTTGAAAAAAGGATGTTTTCCAACCGCGGCTTTGCAGTTGTTCTATTGACCAGCATGTGACATACTAGTATGATGACTATGCCAATATTACATAAAAGGCGACCAGGACGATGTCTTATACGGAAAATGGATGAGATTGCGCAATAAACGAGAGAATGGAGGGAAATCAAGCATGCCGGAAAAAGGAAACAGGTTTGGTTTTGTCATTGCCGGATTGTTAATCGGCATTTTAATTGCCGCCATGGATAATACCATTGTTGCGACGGCAATGGGAACGATTGTCGCCGATTTGGGAGGACTTAACCAATTTGTCTGGGTAACCTCCGCATATATGATCGCCGCCATGGCCGGAATGCCGATCTTCGGCAAACTGTCGGATATGTTCGGGCGCAAACGATTTTTCATCTTTGGCCTCGTTGTTTTCATGATCGGCTCGGCGTTGTGCGGCACGGCGCAAACAATTTTGCAGCTAAGTCTCTACAGGGTTATTCAGGGTATTGGCGGCGGCGCGTTAATGCCGATCGCGTTCACCATCGTATTCGATTTGTTTCCGCCGGAAAAACGCGGCAAGATTACGGGATTATTCGGAGCGGTGTTCGGCATCTCAAATTTGTTCGGACCGTTATTGGGAGCCTATATCACCGACCATATCCATTGGACCTGGAATTTTTACATCAATCTGCCGCTAGGGATCGTCGCTTTGGTTTTTGTAGTGTTCGCTTATAAGGAATCATCTGTGCATACCAAACAAGCAATTGATTGGTGGGGAGCGGCAACTTTGGTTTTATCGGTTGTTAGCCTCATGTTTGCATTGGAATTTGGCGGACGGCAATTCGCCTGGGATTCCGCGGTCATCATCAGCCTTTTCAGCGCTTTTGCCATCTTGCTGATTGCTTTTCTCTATATCGAGACCAGGGCGTCGGAGCCGATTATTTCCTACCAAATGTTTAAAAATCGTCTATATGCCGTCAGCAATGCGGTCGGATTTTTCTATGGCGCCGCTTTTATCGCCGCTACGTACTATATACCGATTTTTGTGCAAGGGGTCATTGGCGGCTCCGCCACGAATTCGGGATTGATTCTGCTGCCGATGACGCTGGGTTCTGTAATTGGCGCCCAGATCGGCGGAATTTTGGCGAACAAATTCAGTTTCCGCAATATCATGATCGTCTCCGGAGTTTTGCTGTTTGTCGGAGTCGGCATGTTGTGCACATTATCGCCCGATTCGGCAAAATCCATGTTGGTGCTGTATATGATATTGGTTGGTTTGGGAGTGGGGCCTTCATTTTCCGTTTTAACGATGGCTGTAATCCATCATTTTGATTTTCGGCAAAGAGGCTCGGCCAATTCCACGTTTACGTTTATTCGCTCTTTGGGAATGACAATCGGCATTACCGTATTCGGCATCATTCAACGCAATATCATGACCGCCCAATTGTCTTCAGCCCTGCCCGCAAACGCGGCAAATGGGAATTTGCTGCATGATCCGCGGGAAATGTTGGATCCTGCGACGCGGGCGAAAATTCCCGGCGCCATTTTGGATAAAATCACCGATGCGCTGTCGATTTCCATATCGCATACTTTTATCTGGGGATTTCTCGCCGCCGTGCTGGCATTTTTGCTGATCATGATCATGGGCAATGACCGTATCGGAAGAAGAGAAAAAAGCGGGTCGCCCGCTTGATCGGACAATGCGCATAATTCCGACAAAATCTATTGACTATATTGGTTATGCTCTTTATAATATACCTATTAAATCCAAAGGATTTTAAACGTATAGGGGGAACCACAATGTCAAGCAAGTTCGGAATAAAACGCGTTCTTATCATGCTGCTGTCGCTGATCATCGTTTTGTCGGTCAGCGCATGCGGCAATAACAATAAAAAGCAAGCGGATCAACCGAAGGAGAAAACGCATCTTAATATCGGCTTTCTGAATGTGATGGACGATGCGCAGGTTATGCTTGCGTATGATGCGAAAATGTTTGAAAATCATGGTCTGGATGTTGATTTGCAGCAGTTCAAAAGCGGCACGGACCTGGTGAAATCGATCGTGAACGGACAGCTTGACGCAGGCGTCCTGGGCTTTACGAACGCAGTGTCTTGGGCGGCGAAAGGCAGCGGATTAAAAGTTGTCGGCGGCGCGCAAATGGGCTATCACAGCATGCTTGTGCGCGCGGACTCCGGCATCAAGAGCATTGCGGATTTGAAAGGCAAAGCGATCGCTTCGCAAAAGCAAGGCAGCACGGCGGATATCGTATTGAATGGCGTTGTCTTCAAAAATGCAGGCTTAACGCGCGACGATGTAAACATGCAGTATGTGGATCCGGCCATTTCGATTCAGTCGCTGGCCGCCGGTAAAGTTGACGCCGCGTTTGTTTTCCAACCCTATGAAGCAATTGCCACGGCGACGATGAACGCCAAAAAAATCTATGAAGTCGGCGACGTTTGGCCATTCCCTTGCATGGTTGTCATTACTTCCGAGCAAAAACTGAGTTCGGATCGCGATGCGATCAATGCGATGCTTGATGCGCAAAAAGAAGCGATCGACATGCTGACGAACGATCCGGACAAAGCCGCCTCGTATTTGGCCAAACGCTTTATTCCGGAAGGAAAATTGCAAGATGAAAACGGCAAAGAATACGATGCCGTCAAGCTTATAAGCGACGCCGCGGCAGCGCAAACGTTCAACTGGCAGATCACGCCCGACCAGGAAAAACGAATGCAGGAAGTCGCCGATATGATGCTTGATCAAGGAATTATCAAGGAGAAGCTTGATGTGAAGAGCATTCTTGATTTGACATGGCAAAACGCGCAAAAGTGACAGCGAGAGGATTTTGCATTGTGAACAAGGATAAAGCAAACAATCGGCCGAATCGCTGGCCGCTTATCTGGAAAAAGACCTGGCCGTTTGTCGCGGCGGTTGCCACGCTGTTTTCCATTTGGCAAATCGCTTCGTTGTTCCTTCCGTCGTTTATTTTGCCGGGGGTACCGGTCGGTTTGCGCCGCGTAGCGAAAAATTTTATCGATCCAAATTATTTGCAAGGTTTGGAACTGAGTTTGATTCGCTTGATTGTCGGTTATCCAATCGCCTGCTTTATCGGGGCGCTGCTCGGCTTGCTGGCGGGAATATCCCGCCGCTTTGCCGTTTATTTGCGCAGCATGATCGCCATTCTGCAGTCGATTCCGCCGATCACGTGGGTTCCTTTTCTTGTGTTGTTGATCGGGTTTGGCAATACGCCGATCATCATTGTCATCACCATCGCCAGCTTTTTCCCGATGGCTTTGTCGGTTATGAATGCGACAGAGGGCGTAAACAGGACGCATTTGGAAATCGCGCGCGTATTCGGCGCCAACAAGCGGGAAATATTGCGCAGGGTGTATCTTCCCGAGGCGCTGCCTTCCGTTGTGACCGGCGCGCAGGTTTCTTTCGGAAACGCGTGGCGTTCCTTGATCGCATCCGAAATGGTCGGCGGCGTGTCCAGCGGCCTCGGTTTTACGATCAGCTACGCCGGGGATGTCGCGGATATGCCGCAAGTTCTTGCCAGCATCGTCATTATCGGCGGCATTGCGATGCTCTTGGACCATATCGTTTTGGAAAAGATCAAACGGAAAATTCTGCATTGGCGTTACATCGGGGGAGGCGAACAGTAAATGCAGACACTGAAATTGGAGCATGTCAGCAAAAAATTCGGCGAACTGGAAGTGCTGCATGATATTAATCTGACTGTGCCCGCCGGGCAGTTTGCCGCGTTGGTGGGACCTTCCGGGTGCGGCAAAAGCACGGTAATCCGCATGCTTGCCGGCCTGGAAACGGCAACCACGGGGCAAGTGCTTGCCGACGGCGTGCGGATTGACAGCCCGAACCCGCGGCGGATTTTGATTTTTCAGGAACACGCGCTGTACCCATGGCTCACGGTCGAACGAAATGTCGGATTTGGACTTGAATTGGCCAATGTCGCGGAGAACGAGCGCGAGCGCAAAATTGGCGAAGTACTGGAGAAAGTAGGACTTTCCGGTTTTGAGCATTACTATCCGTCGCAAATTTCCGGGGGGATGAAGCAGCGCGCTTCCATCGCCCGCGCCCTCGTGATGGACCCCGATGTGCTGCTATTGGACGAACCTTACGGCGCTTTGGACGCAATAACCCGCATTACGATGCAAAATGAGCTGATCCGCTTGTGGCGAGGCAGCGGCAAAACGGTTGTGCTGATTACTCATGATATTGACGAGGCTGTTTATCTGGCCGATACAATTTACGTCATGAGTCCGCGTCCCGGCCGCATCATCAAGACGCTTACGGTTGAAGAACCGCGCCCGCGCAATCGCAACAGCATGGAATTTGTCAATATTCGCAAAGAAATCATGGATGGCCTGGATATTGGCACATACTCCGTGTAGCGGGCCATCCGCCAATCCGCTTTACTGGAAAAACGCCTTTCGATCTGCAGACCGCCAAGCAGAGCGGTTGGCGGCGCGCTTTTTGCCGGGTTTGCCCTGACAAGCCGGGCGAGTTGTCCGGCTTTGCCTGTTCCAAAGCCGATTTTTTGAATTTACTCGGCTTTGGGGCGGATCAACCCTCGCAATCTTCCGGCGCAATCTCCCTC from the Bacilli bacterium genome contains:
- a CDS encoding GntR family transcriptional regulator: MVERMPDANLPTPLYYQIKQIFDEKIKSGEWQTGQIIPSEIELIQKYNVSRTTIREGINALVKEGKLQKKQGKGTIVCSVRMEERLGKLTGFAEEMLAKGVKPGARLLEVRRMIPDKWIAEKLSLAEDDNVLYIKRIRLGNEEPIAIEHSYWPIEIGQLFMGKDLEKIAFYAELEQNGVFLKEADEIIAARNASREDAKLLLIKMNDPLLRMERITYSTNAQPIEFTCTDYRSDRYFYRVHLTR
- a CDS encoding ABC transporter permease, producing the protein MNKDKANNRPNRWPLIWKKTWPFVAAVATLFSIWQIASLFLPSFILPGVPVGLRRVAKNFIDPNYLQGLELSLIRLIVGYPIACFIGALLGLLAGISRRFAVYLRSMIAILQSIPPITWVPFLVLLIGFGNTPIIIVITIASFFPMALSVMNATEGVNRTHLEIARVFGANKREILRRVYLPEALPSVVTGAQVSFGNAWRSLIASEMVGGVSSGLGFTISYAGDVADMPQVLASIVIIGGIAMLLDHIVLEKIKRKILHWRYIGGGEQ
- a CDS encoding ABC transporter ATP-binding protein — its product is MQTLKLEHVSKKFGELEVLHDINLTVPAGQFAALVGPSGCGKSTVIRMLAGLETATTGQVLADGVRIDSPNPRRILIFQEHALYPWLTVERNVGFGLELANVAENERERKIGEVLEKVGLSGFEHYYPSQISGGMKQRASIARALVMDPDVLLLDEPYGALDAITRITMQNELIRLWRGSGKTVVLITHDIDEAVYLADTIYVMSPRPGRIIKTLTVEEPRPRNRNSMEFVNIRKEIMDGLDIGTYSV
- a CDS encoding ABC transporter substrate-binding protein, whose protein sequence is MSSKFGIKRVLIMLLSLIIVLSVSACGNNNKKQADQPKEKTHLNIGFLNVMDDAQVMLAYDAKMFENHGLDVDLQQFKSGTDLVKSIVNGQLDAGVLGFTNAVSWAAKGSGLKVVGGAQMGYHSMLVRADSGIKSIADLKGKAIASQKQGSTADIVLNGVVFKNAGLTRDDVNMQYVDPAISIQSLAAGKVDAAFVFQPYEAIATATMNAKKIYEVGDVWPFPCMVVITSEQKLSSDRDAINAMLDAQKEAIDMLTNDPDKAASYLAKRFIPEGKLQDENGKEYDAVKLISDAAAAQTFNWQITPDQEKRMQEVADMMLDQGIIKEKLDVKSILDLTWQNAQK
- a CDS encoding MDR family MFS transporter gives rise to the protein MPEKGNRFGFVIAGLLIGILIAAMDNTIVATAMGTIVADLGGLNQFVWVTSAYMIAAMAGMPIFGKLSDMFGRKRFFIFGLVVFMIGSALCGTAQTILQLSLYRVIQGIGGGALMPIAFTIVFDLFPPEKRGKITGLFGAVFGISNLFGPLLGAYITDHIHWTWNFYINLPLGIVALVFVVFAYKESSVHTKQAIDWWGAATLVLSVVSLMFALEFGGRQFAWDSAVIISLFSAFAILLIAFLYIETRASEPIISYQMFKNRLYAVSNAVGFFYGAAFIAATYYIPIFVQGVIGGSATNSGLILLPMTLGSVIGAQIGGILANKFSFRNIMIVSGVLLFVGVGMLCTLSPDSAKSMLVLYMILVGLGVGPSFSVLTMAVIHHFDFRQRGSANSTFTFIRSLGMTIGITVFGIIQRNIMTAQLSSALPANAANGNLLHDPREMLDPATRAKIPGAILDKITDALSISISHTFIWGFLAAVLAFLLIMIMGNDRIGRREKSGSPA